One segment of Methanobrevibacter sp. DNA contains the following:
- a CDS encoding Zc3h12a-like ribonuclease has translation MKVVVDASNVAFHVKNQNGQPQMANILAAVKALEESEDEFVIIADASLRHDIDDKEKFLRLLESENVEEVPAGNDADHFILEIATSEKAKILSNDKFRDYAAEFKNISSMRIPFIIDNGRLTFGKPNKPKKDKNILQHICDEIIKELNFKKWEIYTGKEGLEISPLNIAKQAIIRIDNENNADSKLENIFSKIPMFNKIVEMVDDVEIAAPYVIFVLVHPKDYKLAVKNAGNISVTIADRLGLEKKPLIAVRNDLFTKPGNFELNILLADEVTENAPYNILVRVSAHDEVFIKRNSRNIASTIAGRLGSWKFPFVSVKPDMLLEKPGDFEIELEKGDAFDD, from the coding sequence ATGAAAGTTGTTGTAGATGCTTCTAATGTGGCTTTTCATGTTAAAAATCAAAATGGTCAACCTCAAATGGCTAATATTCTCGCTGCTGTCAAAGCACTTGAGGAAAGCGAGGATGAATTTGTAATTATTGCTGATGCATCACTTCGTCATGATATTGATGATAAAGAGAAATTTTTAAGATTACTGGAAAGTGAAAATGTAGAGGAAGTTCCAGCAGGAAATGATGCAGATCATTTTATTTTAGAAATTGCCACCAGCGAAAAAGCAAAAATATTATCTAATGACAAATTCAGAGATTATGCTGCTGAATTTAAGAATATCTCTTCAATGAGAATTCCATTTATAATTGATAATGGCAGACTTACCTTCGGTAAACCAAATAAACCTAAAAAAGATAAAAATATTCTTCAGCACATTTGTGATGAAATTATCAAAGAGCTGAACTTTAAAAAATGGGAAATTTACACTGGTAAAGAAGGATTGGAAATATCTCCATTAAATATTGCTAAACAGGCTATCATTCGTATCGATAATGAAAATAATGCAGATTCTAAACTTGAAAATATTTTTTCTAAAATACCAATGTTCAACAAGATCGTGGAAATGGTTGATGATGTTGAAATAGCAGCCCCATATGTAATTTTTGTATTGGTCCATCCAAAGGATTATAAACTGGCTGTTAAAAATGCAGGAAACATTTCCGTTACTATTGCAGACAGATTAGGTCTTGAGAAAAAGCCATTAATCGCTGTTCGTAACGATCTATTTACAAAACCGGGTAATTTTGAATTAAATATTCTGCTTGCAGATGAAGTAACTGAAAACGCACCTTATAATATTTTAGTCCGCGTAAGCGCACATGATGAAGTATTCATTAAAAGGAATTCAAGAAATATTGCAAGCACTATAGCAGGCAGGCTCGGATCCTGGAAATTCCCATTCGTTTCTGTTAAACCTGATATGCTTTTAGAAAAACCAGGTGATTTTGAAATAGAGCTTGAAAAGGGAGATGCGTTTGATGACTAG